The following proteins come from a genomic window of Candidatus Bathyarchaeota archaeon:
- a CDS encoding type II/IV secretion system ATPase subunit, whose product MKVTKEELKKSPNESIVEASFKEVFPLKEPYAYGAIARDSETKGLKYIVIEPTLTEEEKKQMKKIIEILRETLDVDLKRITNKEKAEEYLRKAIKEVVEKYKIKVEGLSKIEYYIIRDFIYYGKIDPLMHDHMIEDISCDGYGIPIYVWHREYESIPTNIVFEEKELDSFIIRLAYLAGKHISIANPILDASLPDGSRIQLTLGKEVTKRGSTFTIRRFRADPLTITDLISFNTLTSDMAAWFWFVIEKKANLMIAGGTASGKTTTLNSLSAFIPPDNKIITIEDTPELNLPHQNWIPSIARVGFGPSGSAAEITLFDLLKAAMRQRPDYIIVGEVRGAEAFTLFQAMATGHGGLSSIHADSAVAVINRLESEPMNIPRSLILTLNVIAMQSRVRVANKTARRVSHIVELIGMDPVSKEIIMNDVYKWDPKTDRFLYSGRSILIERLMEKYGITEDKVKLELERRRTVLEWMVKLGIRRYDAVGKVIREYYMDPERVYEKAKLGLSA is encoded by the coding sequence ATGAAGGTTACTAAAGAAGAATTGAAGAAATCTCCAAATGAATCTATAGTTGAAGCTTCTTTTAAAGAGGTTTTTCCATTAAAAGAACCTTATGCTTACGGTGCAATAGCTAGAGATTCTGAAACTAAAGGTCTAAAGTATATTGTTATTGAACCTACTTTAACAGAGGAAGAAAAAAAACAAATGAAGAAAATCATTGAGATTTTAAGGGAAACATTGGATGTAGATTTAAAGCGGATAACTAATAAGGAGAAAGCTGAAGAATACTTAAGAAAAGCAATAAAGGAAGTTGTAGAAAAATATAAGATTAAAGTTGAAGGATTAAGCAAAATAGAATACTATATTATTAGAGATTTTATTTATTATGGTAAAATAGATCCTTTAATGCATGATCACATGATTGAAGATATTTCTTGCGATGGATATGGAATTCCAATATATGTATGGCATAGAGAATATGAATCTATTCCTACAAATATTGTTTTTGAAGAGAAAGAGCTAGATTCTTTTATTATAAGATTAGCTTATTTAGCTGGAAAACATATAAGCATAGCTAACCCAATTTTAGATGCAAGTTTACCTGATGGAAGCAGAATTCAATTAACGCTTGGAAAAGAAGTAACAAAACGAGGAAGCACATTTACGATAAGAAGATTTAGAGCTGATCCATTAACAATTACTGATTTAATTTCATTTAACACTTTAACTTCAGATATGGCTGCTTGGTTTTGGTTTGTTATAGAAAAAAAAGCAAACTTAATGATTGCTGGAGGAACCGCCTCTGGGAAAACTACAACATTAAATTCTTTATCAGCTTTTATACCTCCTGATAATAAGATTATTACTATAGAAGATACGCCTGAGCTTAATTTACCTCATCAAAATTGGATTCCATCTATTGCGCGAGTTGGTTTTGGACCTTCAGGAAGCGCAGCTGAAATAACTTTATTTGATCTTTTAAAAGCTGCTATGAGGCAAAGACCTGATTATATAATAGTGGGAGAAGTTAGAGGAGCTGAAGCTTTCACTTTATTTCAAGCTATGGCTACAGGTCATGGTGGTTTATCATCCATTCATGCTGATTCAGCTGTGGCTGTTATAAATAGACTTGAATCTGAACCAATGAATATTCCAAGATCTTTAATATTAACTTTAAACGTTATAGCTATGCAGTCGAGAGTGAGAGTGGCAAATAAAACCGCTAGAAGAGTAAGCCATATAGTTGAGCTTATTGGAATGGACCCTGTTTCAAAAGAGATAATTATGAATGATGTTTATAAATGGGATCCAAAAACAGATAGGTTTCTTTATTCTGGAAGAAGCATTCTTATAGAAAGACTTATGGAAAAATATGGAATTACAGAAGATAAAGTTAAACTTGAACTTGAAAGAAGAAGAACTGTTTTAGAATGGATGGTTAAACTTGGTATTAGAAGATACGATGCTGTTGGAAAAGTTATTAGAGAATATTACATGGATCCTGAAAGAGTTTATGAAAAAGCTAAACTTGGATTAAGTGCTTAA